Genomic DNA from Epinephelus fuscoguttatus linkage group LG14, E.fuscoguttatus.final_Chr_v1:
aaaataaggtgaatagaCACAGTCTCTTCTTCACATTTCCTGACTTTCCTCAAATGAGCAAAACAGCGCCCCCCTGGTAACTTTGGGTCAAACGTGGGTAAGTGGTATTGCACCCTGCGAGGTCCACCGGATAAACACAGGTGAAGTTAATATgcgataaataaataaataaataaataaatagcacaTAAATGTGGTCAGTGTCAAACTGCTGCAAAACAGAGAATGGACAAGTGTCTTGAAAAGAAACCCTGAAGTTAACTGTGAAGACAGTCATATTGTGACCTCacaacaaacaaggaaaagttAACAACGGTTTTTAAGAGGAACCTAAAAGGAGAGTTACAGTAGCTTGTTTCCGGTGATGCTAATGATGCTAGCTAACGTGTCTCCAtagttgtctgtttccatcGCAGTATTTTACAATACTTTGGCACTGTTCTCACAACAGAGTTTAAATTGGGGAAGGTAAGAAGCCaaactggaacatttaatttaatatgaCTGAAATGCCTTCATGAACTGTGAACCGCTTCCTGTACTTTGCTCCCTGTTACTAGGACCAGAGCGATAGATAGAGTGGCGACACTCCCATAGGACTCCGTTGTAAAACATGGCGGACAGAACTTCAGGGTTATGGAGCCCTCTATAGTTCCAAACATTCCTCCCGTGGAGTCAGACCCCATTTATTTCAATGGCCGCACAACGAGAAACTCCTGAGGTAAGGTGATGAAATATTGACCAATTTTAAGTCATTACGTGTGTTTATTATATCGGAGGTCTTTTATTATGTAGATAACGATTTTTTTGTATGTTCACaatgtaattgttttttttgtttttttttgagtcaGGAATTACGATCGTTTTTCAGCCATTGCCTGCTAGTTCGTTAGCTTGACGTCGCCAGCTGTGGAGGTTTACCACCGTTTAGCACCTAACATTTGTGGTGTTCCTGTTTGATTAATGAATCACAGACAAATCACATATAGTTGGGATGATTACTAACGGgttttatttagattttatcATCCGAACCTGACGGTGTTAGCTAAGGGTAACGTTAATAGGATGTGTTAGCTTTTATTAGTTTTCTCAACTGTTCCATAAGAAGATAATGTAGGACAGGCACACATACTTCTGCCTGAGCCTTTATCAAATACCTAACGTTATGTACGgtgtattgtttttatgtttacatAAGAGTGTTATTATCTTATAATTTAATTGCTGTTTATATGTATGCCATGTGATGACAGACTAAAATAGGACTATTACTTCTGTCAGCATTTAAGGCATAAATTATGTTTAACTTGGAACTATGTCACAGTCACACTATAGAGGCTAGACAGCTTAAAAATGCTATTTCAGCTTGTCTTTGAATGTTACATTCATAAACTTAATCGTACAAgaccaaaacactgcacagtGGTTGAAACACTACGGGAGTATATCACAACACCTGTTACCACTGAATTAATGATATTATTTACCtatgatttaaaaatattacatgtttATATGGAACGTTGAGTTTAATTATTTCAAATTGTGTCTGTTAGGTGATCCCGAAAGAGCCCTGTGAAGTTTCTGCTGTCAAAAGACTCCACAAGTGAGGTAGCTAGAAATTACATGAGCAGCAAATTATTTTGTGGCTGTTcctttttgtgtatgtgtgtcatgtTTTCTTCTTGCAGGGTTTGCTGTTCCTAAAGCTAAGCCTTTTCCAGCTCCAGGGATGGGAACAAAGTGACCACCCTTTGCTGAgtcactttttttaaattgtacttATTTCTTAATcccaaatttattttcttttgttgtgcaagagccctctctgctctctttcttACAAGTGTCTCCATCCTAAATTGCTTCCTTAGGTCCTCCACACTCGCCCTGTCATGACTGGTCCCTAGCACACTGGTCCCTGGATCACCTTCCCCTGTCAAAGTGGCTTCTTCAGTGGCAGCCCCCGACTGACTGGCCTCTGGAAGTCCGCTGACCACTCCTTCATCCTCTGTCTGCATACTGCCTCCTGGTACTTCCCTATCATTTTCAGATTCTGCCTCAATTTCTCCCTCATTCTCTGTAATAATAACAAGGTGTTGTTGCAGTTAATATGCATTTATGCTGCCTTTACATTAGCACCTACATTCATCTCCTGTTTAAGGGTACACTACACTCCAATTAAACAAAACTCTATCTTTATGTGAAACAAATCATCTGCCACACTCCTGGACTAACAACATGTacataaagtttatttttttagcaaTAGATGAAGATGCCTGTAGATTATCCATGACATTGCCCGGTTCACTCTGCAATGGATTATTCCACAAGACATCAGATTTTTAAATATGGACAGGAAATTGGATCCAGCCAATCTGGCcataacattatgtgcaaatggAGATACTGTATGGAGtgttcatgtttatgttgttttatgacgtgttttttccccccactgcAAATCAGTTTCCTTGTAATAAAGCCAACTTACTTTTACACCAGATATGcctcttttttaaattgttccTGTTCGGGGAAGTCAGAGGGTCAAACACTacactgatcaaatattaaaGGTTTAAGGGTCTCTCTTGCCCCTTAGCAGGAGGTTGCATTGTCAGGCACTTTGAAGAGTAATCTTATTACCAGGTACTACAGTAGTGTCACTGTTTTTACAGAATATGTGCTCATATTCTCTGTAAGCGTGTAAAAGGAGCTTGTGTTCCACTAGCGTGAGATAAGTTGCTCTTTGTTTATCTGGTGTTGCTATGGTGAATCGGGGCATACAAAggttaacatattcagagttTATTCAACCaattcagatcagctgttctagAACTGAATACTCAGTTTCCCATATTCAGAGTTCAATGTTAGACtgagagtttgttgaacctctgGAATACCTCTCAGGGCTGTTATAATGCTGACTGTTGCTATTCCTCAACCAGGCATCTCAGACCATCATTGGGTCCTTCACTAAAGATGTGAATGGCAGATAAGATAAGAATAATAACAGTAAGAACAACTTTATTCAATTGTCTGTCAGCTCATTTATTATTTGCAAAAGAATTAAGCGTGATGGCTGTAGGTATGTAggatcttctgtatctctctgtcctgcatcgAAGAGAGAGGAGCTGTCCACCACTATTTTTTTGTTCCATCAAGGTGTTAGGGAGTGGATGAACTGGGTTATTCATGATGGCCTTGAGCatcttcagtgtgcatctctccaccagctcctccagtgtgtccaaccCCAACTTGAAGAGTTGTGTACATAGTTGTGCCTGCAGTAAATCTCATAtggcttttttttaaccatttcatAGCCCCACCTTTGTTCTGCTGTCCTAATGCTGGAATATGATCTCTGTTAAATAAAACTGTTCTTCCTTAATGTCAAATTTATCATTTTCTGTGATGTAAGAGCCTTCATACattgtcttttaattttttcttgctctcacagacacacaatctCTCTTATTGTCACATTCATcgtttaaatacataaaatgtttAACTGAAAACCATCATTTATCATCATTGTCCAATGTCTGGGAGTATTCACAAATAGCCTACATTAATCTCTCGTGGCTACATAAGATGCATTGCACCAGATTACAGTTTAGTTGCTAATTTATCTGCAGTCCATGAAGCTAACACAAAGCTTTTcctccaaaaaaacacacacagaaaaacttgtCTAATTACGCTTTTAGTTGTCATCCAGCCACTCAATACTCGTAACTGACATTGATGTATACACAGTAATTCAATAAGAGTTGTAAATCTACCTGTGTACggtttatttaaatatttaccaTTCAAAAGCGAGCTCACTGCTGTCTGTCCCATAGAAGAACATGACAGCGGAGACTGTGTTTGGAACTATTGAGGCTTACATGAACCACGTGACCGCTCTGGCAGCGACATCAAAGGCTGCCGCCACTCTGTTCTTATCTGTCGCTCTGACTAGGACCCTACAATACCAGAGTGATGACACTTCCATTGACTCCTGTGGAATGCTGAAGTTAAGTCTCACGCGCCCTCTACTGGGGCATGAGCGCATTACCTTACAGTATGTCTGATGTGCACTTGCTTGTAAGTTgccttgtttttacttgttttttcttGGTCATATTAAGTCATGCTTATAATTTGTTCATTTCATAATGTAGAGAGTAACATTATGGTAGACGACTGTTTTAAGAATCTACTAAGTGATAAACATGCATTAACATCAAGCTATTGGCCAAACTGCATGGATAGACATGATATACTGATGTGCTATGATACTGTTGCATGCATCACATACAAGTGCCTGTGTAGCTTAGTCAGCATATAGCATTCACATCAAATTGAAAGGTTCAAGGTTCGATAGGCTCCACCAACTCAATGTATGAACAGCTTGAGAAACTGTTTCCGTATTCCTTTTTGAACAGTACAGTACTCTTTTTAAAAGCCATATTCACTTGGTTTATTACAATATATCTGCATttatataaatgaaatgaacatGAAAATCTGTTTgttccaagtgtcctgaagtaTTACTATAGTTTATGAGACAGAATAACATCTGCAGTTATATGCCACTGACCTTACAGGTAATAATCTCAGTGGCCTTCTCcagtgaaaaaaataacttactACACAAACAATGAAGCTGCAATAACTGAAACATTCAGTAACTAAGATATTTGCTTTGTTACATTGATGGGGTTGTTGGTGTTGTAATGTAGTAGGCTTGACTGTAATTTCTTGCAGATAAACAcatttgaaactttttttttttttaatttagcatGCAAACTtgcttagcatgttagccatccAGAGAGTTGTGGAGCCACTTGAAAGTATATCATTATTAAAACAGCAGGCATTCATCACACAGCAATTAATGACCATTTGTTAAAATTTACCTGTAAACAGGTCACCGATGCTCCTATTACGGTAGATTATGACAGATTATGCTTTTAGGTTTGCTTGACTTTGGACTTGGTTGGATATGCAACGTGCTATCCCGCCACTAGAGGGCACGTGACCAACTTACCGCTTTACCAATGTGTGTCACTATTCTGGTATTGTAGGATCCTACCTGTTACAGGTGTGTCATGCCAAAGGTTGCTCAGctggagacagaaaaatgtcaacaacaaaGCTGAAACAAGGGGCGGGGCAAAAGCAAGACATGAGTTTAAACGTCAGACTCCTGAAAGGAAACAGAGAGTAGCAGGAGCAAACTAACCGGAGTACTACGGTTGAGACACGTCTCACTGTTTGCTGTTAAAGTTATATTACAGTAAACTAAGTTTGCAGGGGACTTCCAAACTACGTAACAGAGTTTCTGCACACTGGTGAGTACAGCTGATcatatttactgtgtttaaACAACCAGCATTACCACATACCTGCACTGTGCTCACACAGGGTGTGTCACCTTTGTCATTTAAGAACAAGACTTGTTAAATGAAACTTTTACTTATGTGCACTGTAGCTATATGTCATAAAGAAACCTCATAACATTGAGGTTATTATACTTTCATATTTTGTAAACAAATAATCAAGAATTCTAGTTTTGCTTTTTCACACTTTCATTATTGCTCTCATTGTTTAGATATGGCTGCTGCCAGCAGTTCACTGTCTGAAGATCAGTTTCTGtgctccatctgtctggatGTGTTCACTGATCCAGTCAGCACACCATGTGGACACAACTTCTGCAAGAATTGCATCACTACACACTGGAATATTAATGTTCCCTATCAGTGTCccaactgtaaaaatattttcgACACAAGACCTGAGCTGAAGGTCAATACTTTTGTCTCTGAGATGGTTTCTCACTTCAGAGAGTCAGTTCAACAGAGAGCCAGCAGCTCAGAGCAACAAACTGCTGAACCAGGAGACGTTCCCTGTGACGTCTGCACTGGACCCAAAGTGAAGGCCCTGAAGTCCTGCCTGGTGTGTCTGGTCTCCTACTGTGAGACTCACCTGGAGCCTCATCTGACAGCATCAGGCCTGAAAAGACATCAGCTGATCGACCCTGTGAAGAACCTGGAAGGCAGGATGTGTAGGAAGCACGATAAACCTCTGGAGCTGTTCTGTAAGACCGACcagatgtgtgtctgcatgctctgCACAGTTTTGGATCACAAGTCACATGATGTTGTGCCTCTAAAACAAGAATATGAAAGAAACTTGGCCAAGCTTGGAAAGACAGAGGCTGGAGTTCAACAGATGATCGAGGAGAGACAACTCAAGATTCAGGAGTTCAAACGTTCAATCAATAtcagcagagaaaatgcagacagagagatagcaATCAAAAATCACGTCTTCACCGAGCTGAAGGAGGCTATTGAGAGAAACCAGGCCAAAGTTATTGAGTCCACTGAAGAAAAGCACAGAATGGCAGAGAAACAGGCTGAAGGCTTCATCAAAGAGCTGGAACAGGAAATCTCTGAGCTGGAGAAGAGAAGCTCTGAGCTGGAGCAGCTCTCACGCTCAGAAGACCACCTCAACCTCGTCCAGAAGTTTCCATCCCTGGATGCTGCTCCACCCACCAAGAACTGGACACAGGTCAAAGTCTGTCCACCTTCATATGAGGGGACTGTGGGGACAGCTGTTGATCAGTTGGTGGAGATGTTCAAAAATGAGATGAAGAAGCTTCTCACAAACATTGAGTTGAAGACGGTCCAGCAGTATGCAGTGGACGTCACACTTGATCCTGATACAGCACATCCCCGACTCATCCTGTCTGAAGATGGGAAACAAGTACATGATGGTGCTGTGTGGAAGGATCTCCCAGAAAACCCAAAGAGATTTTCTCTTGGTCTCTGTGTATTGGGGAAGCAGTTTGTTTCTTCAGGAAGATTTTACTTTGAGGTTCAGGTGAAAGGGAAAACTAAATGGGATTTAGGAGTTGTCAGAGAGTCAGTCAACAGAAAGGGGCCAATCACTGCAAGCCCAAACAATGGTTACTGGACAGTAGGTTTGATGAATGAAATTATCTACCATACTGTTACTGAGTCCTTGGTCCCTCTCTCTTTGAAGTCAAAGCCTGAGAAGGTGGGGGTGTTTGTAGATTATGATGAGGGTCTGGTCTCCTTTTATGATGTTGATGCTGCAGCTCTCATCTACACCTATAGTGACTGCTCCTTCACTGAAAATCTCCACCCATTCTTTTTTCCCTGTGCAAATCAGGATGGTGAAAACTCTGCCCCTCTGATCATCTGTCCTGTCAACCCTACTTAGTGGAATGACATGTCATGTTCCGCAAAAAGACTGactgagatgagatgagatgaactTTCTTAATACCAAAGGAAAGTTTTGCAGTTTCCACTTCTTAATGTAACAGATCCCATAATTTAGCAGTAatatacagtgtttttttgttttcctctggtTATAATTAACAGTGATTTTGCCATCTTTATTATCACAatatgcaaaaagaaaaaacattattttcacaggTATTGTGATTGTAATATGAGTCAAAATTTTAATGGGAATGGTCATTTTTGCAGTTCATATTCactgaaaatatatattaaaagatataaaaatgataatgtgattttttgggtgtctgtaccaaacaagcatgtttCCTTAtgtctggaatatgatttgtaggctCAGGGATCTCTGTAAACATGACTTCATTATTAATGGCATGttatgacacattttacattgatccaaaaattgcagctcctgtGGTTTGAATATTGCACTTGGCAATAATGAGATTTTGGTAATATTTTGATTAATAGTGGAGACCTTTATTACACATCCCATTGCTCCTTTCTACTGCAACACTATGACTTGATAACAAGTGGTTTTATTGATCTTGTATAATGTCGTGTAATCTAAGTGTTAAAGTGGTTCTTTGTTTATTTAGCTGAGTTACCTTATGTTGTTTTGGATTCTTTATATGTAAGTTCATCTCTATTTTTGTGTAACTGCCTGTTTGCCCAAACTACATCTGCTGTGATTTTAAAGAACTGACTAAAATTGAAATTAAACAGCAGGCAATTTTAACATCcgtttttatttaacaaaaaaggACAAATATAATGACATAATGACGTCTTTTCAAATGGAACTTTTTCTAGGTGACATTTATTAAATGGTGGATGTCTATGGTTAAAAAAGAACTTCTCACTTCAACATATTAAGAAGTTTGTAAAATTTCAAACATGACATCCTTGTGTCAGAGCAACAGCCATATTATCTGTCTATCCGTATGTCTGCGTATGCTGTATAATGAATCATtagcaataataaataacaagTGTATTGTAGGCCTCGTTGATTTTTATTAAGCCAAGCATCTAGATAGGACTTTGTTAGTCATGATTTTAATACATCCAATGATACTTTTTGATGTAAACATAAAGGTTAAAAGTCCAGCATGTAACGCTGTGCTCTGTTTCCATTAGTAAGGTTGAAAATGATAAGAAGCAAGTGGCACTGTCCCCAACAAAGGACATGGgtcaaaatgtgtattttaaaaggctTCAAATTAACTTGCACTTCTAAAACCTTAATATGATATAGTTAAGACTCTCATAAATGAAACCAACATCCTTATGAAGAACAGAGACAAAGATATTTATACATTCATATCAGTTATCTCCCTCCCTGCCACTGCATGGCACACTGAGTGCTGGGCGGCCCTGTGAGCACCTTTATATCCAGGTGGGTGGCCACGcctccacctctctctttcctctccatcTGATCTCCCTGTGGTGGTGGCTGCAGCCTGGCACGGTGGAGCCTTTGTTTGGCGTGGGCGACAGCGTGACTGATATGGTGGCACACTTTTGACACCCTCCTCATCCATACAGGTAGTTGTgttgtctgccttttctccatCTTGTCTGTCACACGGCTCCCAGCTGATTATCACAGCTGATTATTGTTATGCTTTATTGCTGCAGTGTGATGGAGCCGCAGACCTTTGCTGCTCACACCCTCCTGTCTTTTGTGAGGCTGTGCCTTGGCTTATTGGTATCTATGTGTTAAATCACCCAAAGAAATAGACCAaccctaaaaaaaaatgattaccGAAACTATTAATGGCATCATTTGGTCCTATTTTTAGGCCACAGTTTAGTGTGTGGCGTGTCACCGGACCAACACACtagagccctgcgcgggactgttttcttcaaccCGCTCCTGTCCGctcccgctgaatttctgaccattaccgctcGCAACCGCAATGTGTGTATTACACTCCTGCCtgctcccgcaaaactctgagaatttatgcccacACAATAATAGAGATCGATGATTCTGTGTCTTCTCCCATCCTgaaggagaaaacacgtcattttataggatattaataaagagattcatggagttgtttgtttcgtttccctggtctgcatgtcttttgatgcactggtcaggaatagcgctcctattttgttgttttcatttagtttttaatgaaataaaggctgtttcatattctgttctcctcctctgtatttatttatttttctacctttatataatcacacagtgattgaggttaagtcGGGTGTGGcaccaggatgaagttactgaggggaCGGTTATAAATTACGAGGGgtcaaatctttattatgcagcataggttcacacagtgagttataaagagcgcgcaGATGTGTGTAATTGTCGCGCGTAATGACAGCTCGTCctcggtgaaacacaataaactgcacgtcttctttcatgtttgtctcatgacagatgaagcttacagacagacagacaggtggagcaagcggcaaattggtatgaaagctggttcagggcatatttgtccatttatgaataaagaGTGGAAACGCttatgcatgtgcaccaagatcccgcagtgggttttttttagccgCCTGTTCCCGCCCGCAGCAAAGTCCaaaccgcccgctcccgcaataTTTGCGTTGGACCCCGCGGGACCTGGCGGGACCCAGTCCCAGTGCAGCCCTCTACACCACACCCTAATATCTGCAGCTGTTGTGGCATTCAGTGTTTCTGGCTCTTTTGGCTCACAGCTCTGTCTCCTGTGTCGTGGCTGCTTTGGTGTTTTGGCTGTTCAGGTCTTTGACAGGCTCCTCAGTCACAAGTATTGGCtgttatgtatatatatatattgttaatTTTCCATTACACTGCTTTTGTCCTTAGTTggaattaaatgttaaattcatTGTGGTACTTTATAGATCTGTGTTGTTAGTattaattttgtaattttgcATTCTTAGGTTTAGGTTTGGGGTTTTGTAGCACTGGTCAATTGAATGTGggtgaatgtgtgaatgaatgtgGGTGAGTTTTATACATATTgacctttgtgtttttcttgtgtttgttcACCAGGATGATCCATAGCACCTCATGGCAGGTGGTGTTTCtcatgatttgtttttttgcattggTGTGCGGAGTCACACGTGATTAGTTTGCAGACCGCTTTCCCCTTTTTCGATTCCCAGCCGCCTGTGGTCAGCCCCAGCCCTGACCTCACTTCCCTAAATTCTCCTGCCTAAGTGCTTGTTATTATCAGTTATTATCAGTTATTAGTTTATTGCTAAATCTTAGTGTTCATGACATTTTAGCTTTAAGTTTGCATATTGTTGGTTAATTTTTGTCAGAAAAATCCTTCTTTTTTATGGTCACACATCTCTGACCCTGTGGATTCATTCAAACCTGTGTGACCTCATtattttaaagcagtggttcccaactggtccagccacgggtccagctttctccttagtcattagttcaaggtttAGTTAGTTCATTGCTTTTCCTGCtataacaagtcaaaatgtgtaaaaaaaaaaagaatacagtaTGCTCCTGTATTTCATAGACTGACCTCATTTGTTGTCTGTTTGTCAATGTATGCTCTATTAGCTGCTACAGAATCGTGTTTCAAAACAAAGATGACTCAAAAAAAAGTCTGCAATTATTACAGGGTGGCTGTATACAGCTTCCTGTACTTGGCTCCAATAGAGCTGAAACAAGGCGGAGCTATAAGACAGGAAAACAACAAGACTTCAACGTCCAACTCCTGAAAGAAAACTGAAAGTTGGTAGAATCGACACGTTGAGACACGTCTTGCTGTTTGTCTTTGAAGATATAATAT
This window encodes:
- the LOC125901189 gene encoding E3 ubiquitin-protein ligase TRIM39-like, with amino-acid sequence MAAASSSLSEDQFLCSICLDVFTDPVSTPCGHNFCKNCITTHWNINVPYQCPNCKNIFDTRPELKVNTFVSEMVSHFRESVQQRASSSEQQTAEPGDVPCDVCTGPKVKALKSCLVCLVSYCETHLEPHLTASGLKRHQLIDPVKNLEGRMCRKHDKPLELFCKTDQMCVCMLCTVLDHKSHDVVPLKQEYERNLAKLGKTEAGVQQMIEERQLKIQEFKRSINISRENADREIAIKNHVFTELKEAIERNQAKVIESTEEKHRMAEKQAEGFIKELEQEISELEKRSSELEQLSRSEDHLNLVQKFPSLDAAPPTKNWTQVKVCPPSYEGTVGTAVDQLVEMFKNEMKKLLTNIELKTVQQYAVDVTLDPDTAHPRLILSEDGKQVHDGAVWKDLPENPKRFSLGLCVLGKQFVSSGRFYFEVQVKGKTKWDLGVVRESVNRKGPITASPNNGYWTVGLMNEIIYHTVTESLVPLSLKSKPEKVGVFVDYDEGLVSFYDVDAAALIYTYSDCSFTENLHPFFFPCANQDGENSAPLIICPVNPT